The stretch of DNA GTTTTAACGCATCGATTTGTCCTTCAAATATGACTACACCATTACGAATTAAACGAATTCCGCTATCACGGGTAATTTTTCCATCCGTTACATAAGAACCAGCAATGGTTCCAACCTTAGAAACTTTAAAGGTTTGGCGAATTTCCGCTTGACCGATAATTTTTTCTTTAAATTCAGGATCAAGCATACCTTTCATGGCAGCTTCAATTTCTTCAATAACTTTGTAAATGATGCTGTGGAGACGAACGTCTACCTTTTCTTGTTCGGCAGCACGCTTTGCATTGACATCAGGACGAACGTTAAAGCCAATGACAATCGCATTTGAAGCGGATGCCAGTGTAATATCCGACTCATTGATGGCGCCAGCACCACTATGAATAATTCTGATATTTACGCCTTCAACGTCAATTTTTTGCAATGAAGCAGCAACAGCTTCAGCTGAACCTTGAACATCCGCTTTAAGGATGATGTTTAGATCCTTCATCTCGCCTTGCTTTAACTGTTCAAATAAATTGTCAAGGCTGACAATCGATTTTTCACCACGTTGTGCTGCTAAAGCCTGCTGTGCACGTGCCTCACCAACTTGACGAGCAGTTTTCTCATCGTCAAATACAACGAAACGGTCACCAGCTTGCGGAACATCACTTAACCCTGTAATTTCAACTGGTGTAGATGGTCCAGCTTCTTTTACACGGCGTCCTAGGTCATTTACCATTGCACGAACACGGCCATATGTGTTTCCGACTACAATTGGGTCACCTATTTTCAGTGTACCGTTCTGAACGAGCAACGTAGCCACTGATCCACGGCCTTTATCTAATTGCGCTTCAATGACGGTTCCAACCGCTTTACGATTAGGGTTTGCTTTCCATTCTTCCACTTCACTGACGAGAAGAATCATCTCTAACAAGTTGTCAATTCCTTCACCTGTTTTCGCGGATAGCGGAACAAAGATTGTTTCTCCACCCCATGCTTCAGAAACTAATCCATGCTCAGTTAACTCCTGCATAACACGATCTGCATTGGCAGCTTCTTTATCCATTTTATTAACGGCAACGATAATTGGAACCTCAGCAGCTTTTGCATGGTTAATCGCTTCAACGGTTTGTGGCATAACACCGTCATCGGCTGCAACCACTAGGATGGTGATATCAGTAATTTTCGCTCCACGTGCACGCATAGTTGTAAAAGCAGCATGTCCTGGTGTGTCAAGGAAGGTAATCTTCTTTCCATTTTCAACAACTTGGTAAGCACCGATATGCTGAGTAATACCGCCAGCTTCACCTTCGGTTACCTTTGTATGACGAATGGAATCAAGCAAAGTTGTTTTACCGTGGTCAACGTGACCCATAATCGTTACAACTGAAGGTCTTTCAACAAGTTCTTCAGGTGGATCTTCTGTAAAATAAACTTCAAGATCTGTGGCATCGATTTTAACTTCTTCTTCTACCTCAACCCCGTATTCACCTGCAATTAATTCAATAGCATCTTTATCTAAGACCTGATTAATTGTCGCCATAACTCCAAGTAAAAACAGCTTTTTGATAATTTCAGAAGGTTCACGGTAGATTTTCTTAGCTAGTTCGCCTACAGTCAGTGATTCACTAAAAGTAATTTTAGCAGGCAGTTCTTTTACTTTCTTTACTTGAGGCTGTGCCTGCTGAACCGGTGTATGATTCTTTTTCCGGTTGTTATTATTATTGCGATTTTGATTATTATTATTAAAAGGTTTTTTATTACCTTTTCCAGCGCTGAACACTTTATTTTCCTTAGATTGGAATTGTTGGTTTTGCTTTTTAGTATCGACTGTCTTTGGTGGAGAGGCAACTTTCACCTTGCTTGGTGTAGTAGTTTTTGCATCGTCATCCTCAAAAGCCTTTGGACTTGTTTTACTTTGCACTTGTGGTTTAACTCCCTGCTGTGGTTTCTGATTTTGGCGATTTTGTTGTTGTGGTTTTGTTTGCTTTTGCTGTGAATTACCTTGGCTTTTATTATAAGTTGCATCAAGTTTAACAACAGCTGCATCTTCAATAGTAGCCATATGATTCGAAACCTCAATATTCATTTCTTTCAATTTGGTAATTACATCTTTACTTGAGATAT from Neobacillus sp. CF12 encodes:
- the infB gene encoding translation initiation factor IF-2, whose amino-acid sequence is MSKIRVYEYAKKHNISSKDVITKLKEMNIEVSNHMATIEDAAVVKLDATYNKSQGNSQQKQTKPQQQNRQNQKPQQGVKPQVQSKTSPKAFEDDDAKTTTPSKVKVASPPKTVDTKKQNQQFQSKENKVFSAGKGNKKPFNNNNQNRNNNNNRKKNHTPVQQAQPQVKKVKELPAKITFSESLTVGELAKKIYREPSEIIKKLFLLGVMATINQVLDKDAIELIAGEYGVEVEEEVKIDATDLEVYFTEDPPEELVERPSVVTIMGHVDHGKTTLLDSIRHTKVTEGEAGGITQHIGAYQVVENGKKITFLDTPGHAAFTTMRARGAKITDITILVVAADDGVMPQTVEAINHAKAAEVPIIVAVNKMDKEAANADRVMQELTEHGLVSEAWGGETIFVPLSAKTGEGIDNLLEMILLVSEVEEWKANPNRKAVGTVIEAQLDKGRGSVATLLVQNGTLKIGDPIVVGNTYGRVRAMVNDLGRRVKEAGPSTPVEITGLSDVPQAGDRFVVFDDEKTARQVGEARAQQALAAQRGEKSIVSLDNLFEQLKQGEMKDLNIILKADVQGSAEAVAASLQKIDVEGVNIRIIHSGAGAINESDITLASASNAIVIGFNVRPDVNAKRAAEQEKVDVRLHSIIYKVIEEIEAAMKGMLDPEFKEKIIGQAEIRQTFKVSKVGTIAGSYVTDGKITRDSGIRLIRNGVVIFEGQIDALKRFKDDAKEVSQGYECGVTIKNFNDVKEGDIIEAYVMEEIERK